Proteins encoded in a region of the Zea mays cultivar B73 chromosome 4, Zm-B73-REFERENCE-NAM-5.0, whole genome shotgun sequence genome:
- the LOC100281331 gene encoding Vesicle-associated protein 1-2 (The RefSeq protein has 2 substitutions compared to this genomic sequence) — translation MSTESGELLGIDPVELRFPFELNKQISCTLQLTNKTDKQVPFKVKTTSPKKYCVRPNNGMVAPRSKADVVVTMQAQRDVPPDMQCKDKFLVQSATVAKEVVPKEVTGDMFTKDSGNVVEEVKLKVVYVAPSSSQSERFEDGNLGSLSYQEETKEPKESEKIITEPFALISKLMEEKNSAIELNNKVRQELDFLRRDISKRHGGFSLVLVLVVAILGILLGFLMKR, via the exons ATGAGCACCGAGTCCGGGGAGCTGCTCGGGATCGACCCCGTCGAGCTCCGGTTCCCAT TCGAATTAAATAAGCAGATCTCCTGCACGCTGCAGCTGACGAACAAGACAGACAAGCAGGTCGCGTTCAAG GTGAAGACGACAAGCCCGAAAAAGTACTGCGTTCGCCCAAACAACGGCATGGTGGCGCCCCGGTCCAAGGCTGACGTTGTTG TTACGATGCAAGCGCAGCGGGACGTGCCACCGGACATGCAATGCAAGGACAAGTTCCTTGTGCAGAGCGCCACTGTCGCCAAGGAGGTCGTGCCAAAGGAGGTCACTGGAGACATG TTTACCAAAGATTCAGGCAATGTAGTGGAAGAAGTGAAGTTGAAGGTAGTTTATGTAGCACCATCGTCCTCTCAAAGCGAAAGATTTGAGGATGGTAATCTCGGCAGTTTGAGTTATCAAGAG GAAACAAAGGAACCTAAAGAATCAGAAAAAATAATCACTGAG CCATTTGCTTTGATTTCGAAACTGATGGAGGAGAAGAATTCTGCTATTGAACTGAACAACAAGGTTCGACAAGAATTG GATTTTCTAAGGCGAGACATCAGCAGGCGGCATGGTGGTTTCTCATTAGTTTTAGTACTGGTGGTTGCTATTCTGGGAATACTGCTAGGGTTCCTCATGAAGAGATGA